The following proteins are co-located in the Leptospira weilii genome:
- a CDS encoding FliG C-terminal domain-containing protein, with the protein MNPLSSRQNRAGSLLRILGEHLPPEVYRHLGPEETGKLLETFHKTGKPDSKEEREILSSFLNSLSRIRKEESIDPESLNLIRELEALLKEEKEERDLLQELKTKSAEEISRIVSGEKPSMIALILCFGNPDAAAAVLNDFPEKMKEEILIRIHDLDLSSEYEKNRLERFLKFKLEALALEEKSLPIHNPMGKKAADLLGRLRPGDSQKIFDRIREKRPGFAENIMEHFFRMEDLLYLERGPLNRFFSSFHPIVLACALKGTETEVQRRILEKLEPALSSSIRLESDSMGPISLAEMETAQNGILERLRDEIEEGSIKFWRTT; encoded by the coding sequence ATGAATCCGCTGTCCTCCAGACAAAACAGAGCGGGAAGCCTTCTTCGGATTCTGGGAGAGCACCTCCCTCCGGAAGTCTACCGTCATCTGGGTCCGGAGGAGACGGGAAAACTCCTCGAAACATTTCACAAAACCGGAAAACCGGATTCCAAAGAAGAGAGAGAAATTCTCTCTTCTTTTTTAAATTCCCTCTCCAGAATTCGAAAAGAAGAAAGTATCGACCCCGAAAGTTTAAATCTCATTCGGGAACTGGAAGCTCTTCTCAAAGAAGAAAAAGAGGAAAGGGATCTTCTCCAAGAACTAAAGACAAAAAGCGCGGAAGAGATTTCAAGGATCGTATCCGGAGAAAAACCGAGTATGATCGCTCTGATTTTATGTTTCGGAAATCCGGATGCGGCGGCGGCCGTGTTAAACGACTTTCCCGAAAAGATGAAAGAAGAGATTCTCATACGGATCCATGATCTGGATCTTTCCAGCGAATATGAAAAGAATCGTTTGGAAAGATTTCTGAAGTTTAAACTCGAAGCATTGGCTCTTGAGGAAAAAAGTCTCCCGATCCACAATCCTATGGGAAAAAAGGCCGCCGATCTTTTGGGAAGATTACGTCCCGGAGATTCTCAAAAAATCTTCGATCGAATCCGCGAGAAACGTCCCGGTTTTGCCGAAAATATAATGGAACACTTCTTTCGGATGGAAGATCTGTTATACTTGGAAAGAGGACCGCTAAATCGGTTCTTTTCTTCCTTTCATCCGATCGTCCTCGCGTGTGCGCTCAAAGGCACGGAAACGGAGGTTCAGAGGCGAATTCTCGAAAAATTAGAACCCGCTCTCTCCTCTTCCATCCGATTGGAATCCGACTCCATGGGTCCGATCAGCCTCGCCGAAATGGAGACCGCTCAGAACGGAATCTTAGAAAGACTCCGGGACGAAATCGAGGAAGGAAGTATCAAATTTTGGAGAACGACTTAA
- the fliF gene encoding flagellar basal-body MS-ring/collar protein FliF, translating into MPEQVQKILNNIREFFTTLDTTKKLILGGVALTVLVAIGILSTISLQKNRVVLFKDLTSKDFAEVTKKLDSLGYQYGSSDTSVITVDPEQRQEIVTKLAQENLIPAGVQGWELFNVDKFTETQFDKDIKKYRALKGAIEQSLMTLRSVDKAYVNIAFPEDELFSSNSSPVKASVILHYIPGVESLSRKEVKGIVNLVSRAVPKLKPENVSVADADGKIISDFEEDLEKERLELRIVQEKLRIGEEQRIQRLIDMRNTLRWLLGGEDRVDITRFEYNLNWDKESYKDNSVSPVVAIPDNPNTPYSELKLVDGYSLKVSSKETKEDFKGRGFTPDGPAGTEPNIPPGYKDTDYQKSEYSKSENINNYEFNRRVSEVQKQPWKVEKVNLSVVIDGMWEKKEKEDGTGYDRKYVPVSEDELRQIRKNLESAVGIDKARGDQISVITIPKDRSSQFAAEDEELRKQKAIRQMIIASLIIILLLIVSILVYRAVKKEIARRRRLREEELAAQQQMMREAALRVMDEGGAEVELSLDEKYRRELLENAINLAREKPEEVAQLLRTWLSEEEAG; encoded by the coding sequence ATGCCTGAGCAAGTGCAGAAAATCTTAAACAACATCCGGGAATTTTTTACGACCCTGGATACGACTAAAAAACTTATACTCGGAGGGGTGGCGTTAACCGTTCTGGTTGCGATTGGAATTCTTTCCACAATCTCCCTTCAAAAAAACCGAGTAGTTCTGTTTAAAGACTTAACGAGCAAAGACTTTGCCGAAGTAACCAAAAAACTGGACTCTCTCGGCTATCAATACGGAAGTTCGGATACGAGCGTGATTACGGTCGATCCGGAGCAAAGACAAGAAATCGTAACGAAACTTGCTCAAGAGAACTTAATTCCCGCCGGAGTTCAGGGTTGGGAACTTTTCAATGTGGATAAATTCACCGAAACCCAGTTCGATAAGGATATCAAAAAATACAGAGCCCTCAAAGGCGCCATAGAACAATCCTTGATGACGTTACGCTCCGTGGACAAGGCATATGTAAACATAGCCTTCCCAGAAGACGAACTCTTCAGCTCGAATTCATCTCCCGTCAAAGCGTCCGTAATCCTCCACTATATTCCGGGAGTCGAATCCCTTTCCAGAAAAGAAGTCAAAGGAATTGTAAACTTGGTTTCGAGAGCCGTTCCGAAATTAAAACCCGAAAACGTCAGCGTCGCGGACGCGGACGGAAAGATCATCAGCGACTTCGAAGAGGACTTGGAAAAAGAAAGGCTGGAGCTCCGAATCGTTCAGGAAAAATTAAGAATCGGCGAAGAGCAAAGAATCCAACGTTTGATCGATATGAGAAACACACTCCGCTGGCTACTCGGAGGGGAAGACAGAGTTGATATTACACGTTTTGAATATAACTTAAACTGGGATAAGGAATCCTATAAAGACAATTCCGTATCTCCCGTTGTCGCGATTCCAGACAACCCGAACACTCCTTACTCCGAATTGAAACTTGTGGACGGCTATTCTCTCAAAGTTTCCTCCAAAGAAACCAAAGAAGATTTCAAAGGAAGAGGATTTACTCCGGACGGTCCCGCGGGAACCGAGCCGAACATTCCTCCTGGATACAAGGACACCGATTATCAAAAATCGGAATACAGCAAATCCGAAAACATCAACAACTACGAATTTAACAGAAGAGTTTCCGAAGTTCAAAAACAACCTTGGAAAGTGGAAAAAGTGAATCTCTCCGTTGTGATCGACGGAATGTGGGAAAAAAAAGAGAAAGAGGACGGAACCGGTTACGATCGAAAATACGTTCCAGTTTCCGAAGACGAACTCAGACAAATTCGTAAAAACCTTGAGTCCGCCGTCGGAATCGATAAGGCAAGAGGCGATCAGATTTCGGTCATCACGATTCCAAAAGACAGATCCTCTCAGTTCGCGGCAGAAGACGAAGAACTCCGCAAACAAAAAGCGATCCGCCAGATGATCATCGCGTCTTTGATTATCATCCTTCTCTTGATCGTAAGCATCCTGGTCTACAGAGCGGTCAAAAAAGAAATCGCAAGAAGAAGAAGACTCAGAGAGGAAGAACTCGCAGCCCAACAACAAATGATGAGAGAAGCGGCGCTTCGAGTGATGGACGAAGGCGGAGCGGAAGTGGAACTTTCTCTGGACGAAAAATACAGAAGAGAACTTCTAGAAAACGCGATCAACCTCGCAAGAGAAAAACCGGAAGAAGTCGCACAACTTCTCCGCACATGGCTCTCTGAAGAGGAAGCGGGCTGA
- a CDS encoding DUF3658 domain-containing protein: MRYRMFVVYGRFVGIYCDQSKSNLPFVRWKEYWFRMSTLHILSNAYNAKKLKDLFPEFTIVSIDDYDLYFGPLSSFPERLFYLAETFSNDRALWKEWKWISDAINAFEKKIRSKKTESVIVWYDEFTNDQIFLRMVCWFLRDYEGSVKVVNVKNWYDWEDSNRTKILTEYKKSNLSRDLDFQERNRYSDEYVEIRDRKEMLREFKEGKIVFLPVDHYDSDILLSITKEWQTALRVVGTCLIRQIDRGGKDLTDSFFLWRILNLIRSGSVEAEGDLNDWRQFRIRLPEERSIVSA, from the coding sequence ATGCGCTATCGAATGTTCGTTGTTTACGGAAGATTTGTGGGAATCTATTGCGATCAATCGAAATCGAATTTACCCTTCGTTAGATGGAAAGAATACTGGTTTCGAATGTCCACGCTTCATATTTTGTCCAATGCCTATAATGCGAAAAAGTTAAAGGACCTGTTTCCGGAATTTACGATTGTTTCGATAGACGACTACGATTTGTATTTCGGGCCGTTGTCGAGTTTTCCGGAACGTCTTTTCTATTTGGCTGAAACGTTTTCAAACGATCGCGCGCTTTGGAAAGAATGGAAATGGATTTCCGATGCAATAAACGCTTTCGAAAAAAAGATCCGATCCAAAAAAACGGAATCGGTAATCGTTTGGTACGATGAGTTTACGAACGATCAAATCTTTCTGCGCATGGTATGTTGGTTCTTGCGCGATTACGAAGGTTCGGTGAAGGTCGTCAACGTGAAGAATTGGTACGATTGGGAGGATTCAAATCGTACGAAAATTCTTACCGAATATAAGAAATCGAATTTAAGCCGCGATTTGGATTTTCAGGAACGCAATCGTTATTCGGACGAGTATGTGGAGATCCGAGATCGAAAAGAAATGTTGCGTGAATTCAAAGAAGGAAAGATCGTTTTTTTACCCGTCGATCACTATGATTCCGATATTTTACTTTCGATAACGAAGGAGTGGCAAACGGCGCTTCGAGTCGTAGGAACGTGTTTGATTCGACAGATCGATCGGGGTGGAAAGGATCTAACTGACTCTTTCTTTCTATGGAGGATCCTGAATTTAATCCGAAGCGGTTCTGTGGAAGCCGAAGGTGATTTGAACGATTGGCGCCAATTTCGAATTCGACTTCCCGAAGAGAGGTCGATCGTAAGCGCATAA